Proteins from a genomic interval of Verrucomicrobiota bacterium:
- the elbB gene encoding isoprenoid biosynthesis glyoxalase ElbB encodes MKKVAVILSGCGVYDGAEINESVLTLLALDKANAEVTCAAPNIKQHHVMNHFSGEECPNESRNVLFESARIARGNIKNLAEIKPESFDAVILPGGFGAAKNLSSFATQGASMTVDETVTEFLTKAQTLGKPLGFACIAPAIAAKLFGDKKIVFTIGNDPETAEPLGSFGGCHKDTPVEDVVIDKNLKIVTTPAYMLAERISQAERGISKLVDAVLALTY; translated from the coding sequence ATGAAAAAGGTTGCGGTTATTTTATCTGGATGTGGCGTCTACGATGGTGCTGAAATTAATGAATCTGTGCTTACTCTACTCGCATTGGATAAAGCAAATGCTGAGGTCACTTGCGCTGCACCTAATATAAAGCAACATCATGTCATGAATCACTTTAGTGGAGAGGAATGCCCAAACGAAAGCCGAAACGTCCTATTTGAATCCGCCCGCATTGCTCGAGGCAATATCAAAAACCTCGCAGAGATAAAGCCAGAAAGCTTTGATGCTGTTATTCTACCTGGCGGTTTCGGTGCAGCAAAAAACCTCTCTAGCTTTGCCACGCAAGGTGCTTCTATGACGGTCGATGAAACGGTTACAGAATTTCTCACTAAGGCTCAAACCCTTGGTAAACCTTTGGGCTTTGCCTGCATCGCCCCAGCTATTGCCGCTAAACTTTTTGGCGATAAAAAAATCGTCTTCACCATTGGCAATGACCCCGAGACTGCAGAGCCTTTGGGAAGCTTTGGTGGCTGCCACAAAGATACACCCGTAGAAGATGTGGTCATCGACAAGAACTTAAAAATCGTTACCACTCCTGCCTACATGCTGGCTGAGCGCATCAGCCAAGCTGAAAGGGGTATTTCAAAGTTAGTTGATGCAGTCTTAGCTCTAACGTATTAG
- a CDS encoding alginate lyase family protein has product MKWLFIIFLVCHAFDSACSYQDLTELVERQKPRIKKLFSALDLEKEHFEAVAKLVQEQDYEQACQALLNYYQGSKWVGRFSVEKDHPEKKIREADEVLEDYFTLQGLSAKVERMPHGGLDWWGYGPKNDIEWAVFLNRHYYFDSLYVAYEATGDAKYANKYSDLVTDWILNNPVPAKKTGSAQWRAMEAGRRITEYWPKVFYGMLQSNDVSDVAKILVLSSIPEHAYVCQNHHAKTGNHVLVEMLALAKCGIFWPEFKESRLWIEYAFAAVLDELEPQVYPDGAQKELSNHYQVTTLLSFERLSEMARWGEVELSEHYEKTLEKMWEYLVWITKPDGHGPLNNDADTEYNVKFGLHAAKNYNRQDWLYVLTHGKQGKLLDTEKIGSRYFPWAGHVVMRSDWSEGQLWAFFDIGPSGLAHNHYDKLHLSLSANGRNFLVDTGRYYYRWDKWRHYFLGTESHNTIRINGKKQRLGLRVREAPVHDAAQVGLNQGQVDFALGEVGFEHLEDVKHRRAVIRYADQYLIVVDEVIAWGGHELEAFWHFEPGAKLLINNDSVSTSDPKKSNLRISPNSSFVWDLKIVSGQEKPEIQGWWSHSYNKRVPCPTAVYQTKIRRPVRMAWLLEISKVGRVGTRELNVKANATELYLTVAGKEKEHFMIDLEKGALEIGGDDY; this is encoded by the coding sequence ATGAAGTGGCTGTTCATTATCTTTCTGGTCTGTCATGCGTTCGACTCAGCGTGTAGCTACCAAGATCTGACGGAGCTGGTTGAGCGGCAGAAACCCCGAATTAAGAAACTCTTCTCTGCCTTAGATTTAGAAAAAGAGCATTTTGAAGCGGTGGCTAAGTTGGTGCAGGAACAAGACTATGAGCAAGCATGCCAGGCGCTTCTGAACTATTATCAAGGGTCAAAATGGGTAGGGCGATTCTCCGTTGAAAAGGACCATCCGGAGAAAAAAATCCGCGAGGCTGATGAGGTGTTGGAGGATTACTTCACCCTCCAAGGTCTGAGCGCAAAAGTCGAACGTATGCCTCACGGTGGCTTGGACTGGTGGGGCTATGGGCCCAAGAATGACATTGAATGGGCTGTTTTTCTCAACAGGCATTATTACTTTGACTCTCTTTATGTAGCCTACGAAGCAACAGGAGATGCTAAGTATGCTAATAAATACAGCGACCTCGTAACGGATTGGATATTGAACAATCCAGTACCCGCCAAGAAAACCGGTTCGGCTCAGTGGCGGGCCATGGAGGCAGGCAGAAGAATAACCGAGTACTGGCCTAAGGTATTTTATGGAATGCTGCAATCTAATGATGTTTCGGATGTGGCCAAGATACTGGTCCTAAGCAGCATACCCGAGCATGCTTACGTCTGTCAGAATCATCATGCCAAAACGGGTAATCACGTTTTGGTAGAGATGTTGGCATTGGCCAAATGCGGTATTTTTTGGCCGGAGTTTAAAGAAAGTAGATTGTGGATAGAATATGCCTTTGCTGCTGTTCTAGATGAGTTAGAGCCACAGGTATATCCAGATGGAGCACAGAAGGAGTTATCTAATCATTACCAGGTTACCACACTACTTAGTTTTGAGAGGCTTTCAGAAATGGCTCGCTGGGGGGAAGTGGAATTGTCGGAGCATTATGAAAAGACCTTGGAAAAGATGTGGGAGTATTTGGTCTGGATCACTAAGCCAGATGGCCATGGGCCGCTTAATAATGATGCGGATACAGAATATAATGTAAAATTTGGTCTCCATGCAGCTAAGAACTACAACCGCCAAGATTGGCTGTATGTCTTAACACACGGTAAGCAAGGCAAGTTGCTCGATACAGAAAAAATAGGATCAAGATATTTTCCTTGGGCCGGGCATGTAGTTATGCGCAGTGATTGGAGCGAAGGGCAATTGTGGGCTTTTTTTGATATTGGGCCAAGTGGCCTGGCTCATAATCATTATGACAAGCTGCATTTATCATTGTCCGCAAATGGAAGGAATTTTTTAGTGGATACCGGGCGCTATTACTACAGGTGGGATAAGTGGAGGCATTATTTTCTCGGAACGGAAAGCCATAACACCATACGGATCAACGGTAAGAAACAACGGTTGGGGTTAAGAGTTCGAGAAGCTCCAGTGCACGACGCAGCTCAGGTAGGTTTGAATCAGGGCCAAGTGGACTTTGCCTTGGGCGAAGTGGGGTTTGAACACTTGGAGGATGTTAAACATAGAAGAGCTGTCATTCGCTACGCAGACCAATATCTCATAGTCGTTGACGAAGTTATCGCTTGGGGAGGCCATGAGTTAGAAGCCTTTTGGCATTTTGAGCCAGGAGCAAAATTATTAATCAATAATGACAGTGTATCAACAAGTGACCCAAAAAAATCTAACCTGAGAATTAGCCCTAATAGCTCATTCGTATGGGATCTGAAGATAGTGAGTGGACAGGAGAAACCGGAAATCCAAGGTTGGTGGAGCCATAGCTATAATAAGAGAGTTCCCTGTCCTACTGCAGTTTATCAAACAAAGATTCGTAGACCAGTAAGGATGGCTTGGTTGCTAGAAATTAGCAAGGTTGGGAGAGTGGGGACGCGTGAATTAAACGTAAAAGCCAATGCGACAGAACTTTA